The Candidatus Mycolicibacterium alkanivorans genome contains a region encoding:
- the ruvC gene encoding crossover junction endodeoxyribonuclease RuvC, producing MRVMGVDPGLTRCGLSVIESGRGRHVIALDVDVVRTPADELLQRRLLTISDAVEHWMDTHHPDVIAIERVFSNQNANTAMGTAQAGGVIALAAARRDIDVHYHTPSEVKAAVTGNGRADKAQVTAMVTRILQLQQKPTPADAADALALAICHCWRAPMIARMAQAEAMAAEQKRAYQARLKAAR from the coding sequence GTGCGGGTGATGGGAGTCGACCCAGGGTTGACGCGCTGCGGTCTCTCGGTGATCGAGAGCGGCCGCGGCCGCCATGTGATTGCCCTCGACGTCGACGTCGTGCGCACTCCCGCTGACGAGCTGCTGCAGCGCCGGCTGCTGACCATCAGCGACGCCGTCGAGCACTGGATGGACACCCACCATCCCGATGTCATCGCAATCGAGCGGGTGTTCTCCAACCAGAACGCGAACACCGCCATGGGCACCGCGCAGGCCGGCGGGGTGATCGCGCTGGCCGCCGCCCGGCGCGACATCGACGTCCACTACCACACCCCCAGCGAGGTCAAGGCCGCCGTCACCGGGAACGGCCGAGCAGACAAGGCACAGGTCACCGCGATGGTCACCAGAATCCTGCAACTGCAGCAGAAACCCACCCCGGCCGACGCCGCTGACGCGCTCGCCCTGGCCATCTGCCACTGCTGGCGCGCGCCGATGATCGCGCGGATGGCCCAGGCTGAGGCGATGGCCGCCGAACAGAAACGTGCGTATCAGGCCCGGCTGAAGGCGGCGAGATGA
- a CDS encoding glycosyltransferase family 4 protein, producing the protein MRSIDFEQGVATDSRPDGLTRRLRIVQVAPPYFDVPPKGYGGVEAVLADLADALVARGHDVTVLGAGESGTVARFVPLWDRPIPDRLGEPYPEVMHALKVRNAITGMAATQGIDIVHDHTFAGVLNVPVYRGLGLSTVVTVHGPIDEDLYPYYRGLGADVALVAISDRQRELAPDLNWVGRVHNALAVEQWPFHADKGDYALFLGRFAPYKGAHLALRAAHEAGVPLVLAGKCNEAPEKAYFDEWVRPLLTDSDYVFGEADAVSKRKLLAGARCLLFPIQWEEPFGVVMIEAMACGTPVVALRGGAVPEVVVDGVTGVICEQPDELPAAIERAASLDPHACRRHVAANFGVGQLGSGYELIYHRLLNKGETTRAASSPIPRRFESPGAKVTA; encoded by the coding sequence GTGCGCAGCATCGATTTCGAGCAGGGTGTGGCGACGGATTCTCGGCCCGATGGCCTTACCCGGCGGTTGCGCATTGTGCAGGTCGCGCCGCCGTATTTCGACGTTCCGCCCAAAGGTTATGGGGGCGTGGAGGCGGTGCTGGCTGATCTTGCTGATGCGCTGGTCGCTCGTGGGCACGATGTGACCGTGTTGGGGGCTGGTGAGTCGGGCACCGTGGCGCGGTTTGTGCCGTTGTGGGATCGTCCGATTCCCGATCGGCTTGGCGAGCCGTACCCGGAGGTCATGCATGCCCTCAAGGTGCGCAACGCGATTACCGGTATGGCGGCGACTCAGGGGATCGATATCGTCCACGATCACACCTTCGCCGGTGTGCTCAACGTTCCCGTCTACCGGGGGCTGGGGCTGTCGACGGTGGTGACGGTGCATGGTCCGATTGATGAGGACCTGTACCCGTATTATCGCGGGCTGGGCGCGGATGTGGCGTTGGTGGCTATCAGTGATCGACAACGCGAATTGGCCCCGGACCTGAATTGGGTTGGGCGTGTGCATAATGCGCTGGCCGTCGAGCAGTGGCCGTTTCACGCCGACAAGGGCGACTACGCGTTGTTCTTGGGCCGCTTCGCTCCCTACAAAGGTGCGCATCTGGCACTGCGCGCCGCGCATGAGGCGGGCGTGCCGCTGGTGTTGGCGGGCAAGTGCAACGAGGCGCCGGAGAAGGCCTACTTCGATGAGTGGGTGCGTCCGCTGCTGACCGACAGTGATTACGTGTTCGGCGAGGCCGACGCGGTCAGCAAGCGCAAGCTGCTGGCCGGTGCGCGGTGTTTGCTGTTTCCGATCCAGTGGGAGGAACCGTTTGGGGTCGTGATGATCGAGGCGATGGCTTGCGGCACACCGGTGGTGGCGTTGCGTGGCGGCGCGGTGCCTGAGGTGGTTGTCGATGGGGTCACCGGGGTGATCTGTGAGCAGCCGGACGAGCTGCCGGCTGCGATCGAGCGGGCAGCCAGCCTTGACCCGCACGCCTGCCGCCGCCACGTGGCCGCGAATTTCGGTGTGGGCCAGTTGGGTTCGGGATACGAACTGATCTATCACCGGCTGCTGAACAAGGGCGAGACTACCCGCGCGGCGAGCAGCCCCATACCCCGGCGGTTTGAGTCACCGGGTGCGAAAGTCACTGCATGA
- a CDS encoding amylo-alpha-1,6-glucosidase — translation MTVSPMAFNTSAPARIGAGADTVTLVEGATFCLSDCRGDVVAGRAHGLFFRDARVVSRWELRVDGQSPEPLSVQLSAAFGAQFVVRRAPRAGHVDSTLLLVRERLVGDGLRETISVENLDREPTVVVLELHVEADFADLFSVKEGRAARGGAEVAAVDGELMLLEWGDRIRGLRVTASGDPVVAAGRLTWRIVVPAGQRWHTEILAEPTWANKTVRTRFRRGENVESSAPARKLEAWRDTATTVEAGHRVLTEVLRQTESDLGALLMHDETGQGRSFVAAGAPWFMTLFGRDSLLTAWMALPLDVGLSIGTLQQLAAVQGRRVDPITEEEPGRIMHEIRRGPASTDAVGGAIYYGSVDATVLFVMLLAESWRWGADPSAVSALLPAADAALSWAQRYGDRDGDGFIEYQRATDRGLINQGWKDSFDGINDAAGRTGEPPIALCEVQGYHYAALLARAELAEEFDDTTRAVQLRDQAQALRDQFLETFWLPQHGWYAVALDGHKNPIDALTSNAAHCLWTGIATDEHAATLVERLATDQMDSGFGLRTLATTMGAYNPMSYHNGAVWPHDTAIAVAGLLRYQHVPGAQVLAQRLASGLLDAADAFGTRLPELYCGFPRSQFRAPVPYPTSCSPQAWSCAAPVLLLRSFLGLDPHAPHRQVAVSPHLPDAWGRVTLSDLRLGNASVDLEAEGDTVKIHRMPDDWQLLSSAG, via the coding sequence ATGACCGTATCGCCGATGGCGTTCAACACCAGCGCGCCGGCTCGGATCGGGGCCGGCGCTGACACCGTCACGCTGGTGGAAGGCGCGACGTTCTGCCTGTCTGATTGTCGAGGCGACGTGGTGGCAGGCCGCGCGCACGGGTTGTTCTTCCGTGACGCACGGGTGGTGTCGCGATGGGAGCTCAGAGTCGACGGCCAGTCGCCCGAGCCGTTGTCGGTGCAGCTGTCGGCGGCGTTCGGCGCGCAGTTCGTTGTGCGCCGCGCGCCGCGCGCCGGGCATGTCGACAGCACCCTTCTGCTGGTTCGGGAGCGGTTGGTGGGTGATGGGTTGCGGGAGACTATCTCGGTGGAAAATCTCGACCGCGAACCCACCGTGGTGGTCCTGGAGTTACACGTCGAGGCCGACTTCGCTGACCTGTTCTCGGTCAAGGAAGGGCGGGCGGCGCGCGGCGGCGCCGAGGTGGCCGCCGTCGACGGCGAACTGATGCTGCTCGAGTGGGGTGATCGTATCCGGGGCTTGCGGGTGACGGCCTCGGGCGACCCGGTCGTGGCGGCGGGGCGGCTGACCTGGCGGATAGTGGTACCGGCGGGCCAGCGCTGGCACACCGAGATCCTCGCCGAGCCGACGTGGGCCAACAAGACCGTCCGGACCCGGTTCCGCCGCGGCGAGAACGTGGAGTCCAGCGCCCCGGCGCGCAAATTGGAAGCCTGGCGGGATACGGCGACCACCGTTGAGGCCGGTCATCGCGTGCTCACCGAGGTGCTGCGGCAAACCGAAAGCGACCTGGGCGCGCTGCTGATGCACGACGAGACGGGTCAGGGCCGGTCGTTCGTGGCCGCTGGGGCGCCGTGGTTTATGACGTTGTTCGGCCGTGACAGCCTGCTGACCGCGTGGATGGCGTTGCCGCTGGATGTCGGATTGTCGATCGGCACGCTGCAGCAGCTGGCCGCGGTGCAGGGCCGACGTGTCGATCCGATCACCGAGGAAGAGCCGGGCCGGATCATGCATGAGATTCGCCGCGGCCCGGCCAGCACCGACGCGGTCGGCGGCGCCATCTACTACGGGTCGGTCGACGCCACCGTGCTGTTTGTGATGCTGCTGGCCGAATCGTGGCGGTGGGGTGCCGACCCATCGGCGGTGAGCGCCTTGCTGCCGGCCGCCGACGCGGCACTGTCTTGGGCCCAGCGTTATGGCGATCGTGACGGCGACGGGTTCATCGAATACCAGCGCGCCACCGACCGTGGCCTGATCAACCAGGGCTGGAAGGACAGCTTCGACGGCATCAACGACGCCGCCGGCCGTACCGGCGAGCCGCCGATCGCGCTCTGCGAGGTGCAGGGCTATCACTACGCGGCCCTGCTCGCACGCGCTGAGCTCGCCGAGGAATTCGACGACACCACCCGCGCGGTGCAGCTGCGCGACCAAGCACAGGCGTTGCGAGACCAGTTCCTCGAGACGTTCTGGCTGCCCCAGCACGGCTGGTACGCCGTGGCCTTGGATGGGCACAAGAATCCCATCGACGCGCTGACCAGCAACGCCGCGCACTGCCTGTGGACAGGCATCGCGACTGACGAGCACGCCGCAACGCTGGTGGAACGCCTGGCAACCGATCAGATGGACTCCGGGTTCGGCCTGCGCACCTTGGCCACCACGATGGGCGCCTACAACCCGATGAGTTACCACAACGGCGCCGTGTGGCCGCACGACACCGCGATCGCGGTCGCTGGCCTGCTGCGCTACCAGCACGTGCCCGGAGCCCAAGTCCTTGCCCAACGGTTGGCTAGCGGCCTGCTGGATGCCGCCGACGCGTTCGGCACCCGGCTGCCCGAGCTGTACTGCGGGTTTCCCCGGTCACAATTCCGCGCACCGGTCCCATACCCCACGTCGTGCTCACCGCAAGCCTGGTCCTGCGCCGCGCCGGTCCTGCTGCTGAGATCGTTCCTGGGACTGGATCCGCACGCACCGCACCGCCAGGTAGCGGTATCGCCGCATCTGCCCGACGCCTGGGGGCGCGTCACGCTGAGCGACCTACGACTCGGTAACGCCAGCGTCGACTTGGAAGCCGAGGGCGACACCGTCAAAATCCATCGCATGCCCGATGATTGGCAGCTGCTCAGCTCGGCAGGATGA